The DNA sequence TAAGATCCATAAAATAAAATCTGCAGTGGGAATTTAATAAACTATGTGCAAAATAATTAAAGTGTTTTGCGATAATGTGTGGTTTTCTGCATTttataaagggaaatttgattttctatgcttagaaaatcaaaaaatttgatttttaaaccaaaaatttaaaacctaaaaaaactattctttttttttcaaaaccccaaaaatacccccctcattattctcaaccatctctctctcttcctcctttctctctcaaagCAATCCCACCCGAAACCCAACTAAGAAAGCACCAAATCCAACCGATCCACCTCCGGCGTTCCACCCAAAACGCCGATCGACCACCACCCacgcactactacaaaattgacTTTTTCCAACAGTTTATAACTGTCTTTTATACTATTTCCCAACGGTTCCTAAAACCGTTGGCTATGTGGGTGTCATAAAAATACGGAACTTTAAAAGACAGCTTATAACTGTTGCAAAAAGTCACTTTAAATGACAGTTTACAACTGTTGAGAAAAATTACTTTATATGACAGTTTATAATTGTtggtaaaaatattatataaattaaattaaattagtttttgatatatattttttaaatattaaatatgtattataatatttattttcatcaaaaattaaaataatataaattaaaataaataaaattaatatatttttataattcacaatatatacaatattagtcaaaaaaaaatacaattcaaaataaataataatcatcattattacaacttaatttctaaattaatatcataatctctaaacaaaaaattgtaataatatcaatattacAGATCttgttcttcaaaaaaaaatattacaatgactCTTCTTCAAATCTTACAGCTTTTTCCAGTTGAAACCCATCATGATGAACCTTCATCAAACCTCATCCGAATAAACAAAGGTTTCACATCCGAATCTTCTTCTCCTGTTAGCTATGGTTTCCATAAACATCATCTATCTTCCAACATTCAACAACTGAATAATTTCAACCATTCATCAAAACCTCAAATGgagttaaaaatatatacactTATCTGAACAACAACTCAACTAGACCCGTCCATATTTGGAGACGACGACTCAACAGGACCCGTCGAGATCCATGGACTTTGTTGCCGGAGATGACTCGTCCGAGGACATGAGAGGGAGCAACCCCGGCGATAACCCCGATCCAACCTTCATTGTGCAAGCCCGTCGCCGTCTCTTCCACCACCCCCTGCACAAAGCCTATCGCTGTCCTGCGCAAAGCCCGTCGCCGTCCCCTGCGCAAAGCCCGTCGTTGTCCCCTGTGCAAAGCCCGTCGCCGTCCCCTGCATAAAGAGCCGTCGTCTCCTTCGTTGCCCCCTGCGAGAGAAAAAGAGATGTTTGAGTCTATGATATGCGGCTGTGTTTTAGACTTTTGTCTTTAGGGTTAcacaatttattatatatacccTATTTGATTTTacccaaattaattattttatgattaaaaaaaattattttataaattatttatttatataaaataaagtaaaatgatACACTTTAATTTTAtcccaattaattatttattatttatttatttaaaataaaataaaatctaatagtaaaagataaattttatttacactccaaaaatttctaaaaacaacctattttaatatttttttaatgtaaaatttatatctttaattgtaccaagtattttttacatttttttcttctaatttatattcttaaaaaatatacccaaaaaataaaaataaattatatatcaaaCATGTGTGATTTTTATCAtcgtgtcaaaaaaaaaaattatgtatcaaacattataacaaaaaatttaaaataaaatagaaaaaataaataaaaaatatacatatacatatagatgatttagaaaaaaaaaatatgaaaaaaaaataaaataaagtattgaaattaacataaaataatgtgaggaaaaaattttaaaaaaatattaagagtaatttttaaaaattatttaatttaattttttttaataatggggtataattatcattttatgggTGTAAATATAACTCCCCTAGTAAAATAATATGTTAAAAAGAATTTTTCCCATCAGTTTATAATTGTTGGTAATACTAAGTATTCCCCacggtttataactgttgggaataCTAAGTATTCCCCacggtttataactgttggTAATACTTAGTATTACCTACAGTTATAAACCGTGGGGAATACTTAGtattcccaacagttataaactgttggcatttattgttttcttttaaaaaattctatttAGTATTGCCCACGGTTCTCCACTGTTGGTATTAATTTTTTCCAACGGTTTTTTGTGCTTCATTTCTAAACCGTTGGGAAAAACTTCCACTCATCTTTTCCAACGGTTTTTATAATTGACCCTCTTATTAACCGTTGGGAAAAGCCAAATTTGTAGTAGTGACGGTGAACCACCGCACCCACGGTAGACCGCACCCACCCACCCTAGATCGCACCCACCCACTCTTGACCGCCCCCACCCACTTCCTGCGATTttctctgaaacttttttttttttttttcctgcgatttgagagagggaagaagacaaaggtccgatggtcggaccttgggggtccgatggtcggacccatcggacccccaaggtccgaccatcggacctttgaattttttttttttttttttttttttgcgagtctggagagagaggaagaaagggtccgatggtcggaccttcgggtccgatgggtccgatggtcggacccatcggaccagaAGGTCCGACCggctttaagttttttttttttttttttttttttttctcgcgatttgagagagaggaagagagaggtcgatggtcggaccatggggtccgatggggtccgattggtcggaccccatcggaccccatggtccgaccatcggacctggggtgtgggattattgtgaccggctagatagagagagaaagagagatagttttagtttgggggtatttttggggttttgaaaaaaaaggtatagtttttttagggttttaattattggtttaaaaatcaaattttttgattttctaagcatagaaaatcaaatttccctttataaATGTTCAGACAAATTATCGTAAACTggtttctatttttaaatttattaatttacgcataatattataatttaaaaatgaaaaatagtaTTAGAATGTGAACCCAAGCAAGCAACCAATTAAGGTGAACATCAACTAGcgaaaaaaaaggaaataaaaaatacaagtaCAAAACGACACACAAATGAAATTAAGGAAGGTCTCCACTCCTACTCAAATAATTGTTTGAGACTATAAGACCCTGACCCATTATTAAGCTTTCCATTCCACGCTTCTGTGGCAAATTGTTCGTTGAATCTCTCTGTTGAATGACCAAAGTCAAAGAAGACATGGTCGTTCACATTTTCACACAGTTCATACTCTTTCTCTCCTCTCCTACCTCCACAACTAGGACGTCCTCTGTACGGACCACTTCCACAACATGCCACTTTCTCTTCTTTAAAACCGTATTTTGAAGGGTGATTTAATCTTTCTTCCGTGAATGTGTACTGGTCAACAAATGAGTATTTGAATCCTTTGAGCTTTGTTTGCAGCTTTTTTAGCACTATGGAAAGTTGTGtgttgtgtgattttataaaggGTATGAATTTATCGAAGCAGGCCCCATCATCTTCCCCTTGAAGCACTCTACCGTATGGAGCGCACCCAAAATGATCCAAGTTCAAAAATCCCATTTTCCTTCCTCCAATGTTGTAAATTTCCTGACTCACATAACATAACAGTATTTAGACGAAAAATATATCATCCCATTTTGAAAAAACAGAGCAAAAATGGTCTCCAAGATGATTATATATACCTTAATCACTTCAGTTAAGTTGCCTATGACCATCCCCACAAACTGTTGGGTGTTAGGAACGGTGACGTTTCTAAGAAAAGGGAATGAGTAATCGTTGCTCCCAACACTGAAGATATAAACAGCTCTTGAAAGCAAGGCTTTTGCATCTGCATCCCCTATTTGCTTCCTCAGCTCATTGCTAACATTCTTGAAATATTCAAGTTGAGTATTAAGATCTATCACCTGACATTAAAAACCATTATCATATTGTtgttaataattatttcatatGCTATATttgtctaaaaaaaaaaaagaaaagaaaaaagtattTATACAAGTATTCCTCTTCCAGTCTCAAACAAAGCACCAGATCCTGCTGAGGCAAAGTTGGCCCCATTTCTATAATCATGGTTTCCAGGGTACAAATATGGTTGAATGAAAGGTAACTTAGCATATTCAGCTGCGTATAATAAATTTAGCTACTATTAGTAAATTAATCTATATGAagattttacaacataaaacaCTACTAATATCTAACATTTGACTTTATTATCTTACCAATAAAATCTGAGATGAGTCTACCATTACAAAATCTACCACTTGGATACTTGAAGAAAGTTTCACCGTAAGGATAATAATTGGCCTGGCCTATAGTTTTGATGTAGTTATTATTTCCAGCATCAAAAAGCGAATcaccaaaaataaataagcttgCTCTCGCATCAGGCTGAGGATAATGGCGGTAAGCTTTAGTTTGAATTACAAGGCTGCTTATACTTGAAAGTATAAAGAGTGAAGTAATAACAAAGCTAGAGTTTGCCATGATATATTGATATGACCTCTTCAACTAATTAATATCTTAGCTAGCTACGTTTTTGTGAACATTTATATAGAGATTAGAGTTACTACTCCATGCCCAAATGATACCAAATTATCGaacattaatttattaataatatatataattatatagagggagaatattattttaattagacTTATTTGCAAAACTTACCGATCTGCCTcgatttatttttgttaaataataatttaaagggataattacataagtatcattttttataaaaaaaattacattcttATTACGtttaaagaaattttttttttttttatacatttttacggtttttcatagaaacaatacaaaaataacaagaaaattacataaaaataacataaaaataacgtctaaataacatcaaaacaacaacaacaaaaaataacatacaaattaacaagagtacaacataaaaagaccatattttctgtaaataaaatcaaaaaaattgtaaaaataatgtttaaaattctatgaaaccgtatttttataattttttgttatttttgtgtatttgtgaaataatccctaatttAAATCCTattctttacaaaaaaaaaaaaaaaaagagagagagagagaaacttacaaaaatactgaaatttggattaacttttacaaaaatactgtcacacggaaatcttttcaaaaatactatatttttataaaacactagtagaacacaaaacaaaacaactcaaaacaacagtagaacaactaaaaaacatcaGTAGAataacagtgaaaacttaacacaatataCTACAGCATGAAACTTATAaacaaaacacaataaaaatgtaaaaaatactgtctggcagtatttttgtaaaaaaataacaaaagttagtataccatgtaaatttttcaaaaaaaaattcaagttaACAGGGCCAGCCCAAGTGATTTGAGGGCTTCGAGCAGAAAATtaaaggggtaagttgaaaagtacaacttttattaattaattgatcaaatttacctctaattttatatttaattggaacatacctctttttatatgtattgtacccaaaataccctgacataagagagtcacatgaagagtatcttgaagtgacaggggcaaaattggtacaatgtttaaaaaaagaggtaaaaatgatagactttaaaaa is a window from the Cannabis sativa cultivar Pink pepper isolate KNU-18-1 chromosome 1, ASM2916894v1, whole genome shotgun sequence genome containing:
- the LOC115704546 gene encoding GDSL esterase/lipase 1-like is translated as MANSSFVITSLFILSSISSLVIQTKAYRHYPQPDARASLFIFGDSLFDAGNNNYIKTIGQANYYPYGETFFKYPSGRFCNGRLISDFIAEYAKLPFIQPYLYPGNHDYRNGANFASAGSGALFETGRGILVIDLNTQLEYFKNVSNELRKQIGDADAKALLSRAVYIFSVGSNDYSFPFLRNVTVPNTQQFVGMVIGNLTEVIKEIYNIGGRKMGFLNLDHFGCAPYGRVLQGEDDGACFDKFIPFIKSHNTQLSIVLKKLQTKLKGFKYSFVDQYTFTEERLNHPSKYGFKEEKVACCGSGPYRGRPSCGGRRGEKEYELCENVNDHVFFDFGHSTERFNEQFATEAWNGKLNNGSGSYSLKQLFE